In Plutella xylostella chromosome 4, ilPluXylo3.1, whole genome shotgun sequence, a genomic segment contains:
- the LOC105395674 gene encoding F-box only protein 42, whose product MEIIDQTLQSQTLGITIDDVPDEVLEFILGFLPPYDDLQNCMFVCKRWYNCSQNVMRKTTITLIKAIGEFKVIWTNITPVDMAPAITKRFSHAACVLDNSMYVFGGCTTNATAFNDLWRFDLSKRQWVRPLATGTYPVPKAYTSMVGYKDNLILFGGWTYPSPSQYYQTVTMFNDIHFYNVTTNRWILVCATNSPQAMAGHSACVRGNEMIVFGGLVKSTAQQIQCSNDVWVLDLDSLNWKKQATTKPRPSPRYAQSLVSLDADRLMLLGGAQTLHNRFVYSDCWILTMKGPTWTWKELAVRNKEWAASNIWCNPACRVGDKVVSLSRSRSGWNCAKPLVTSAVRLVGRPQGAPVAARVEQSLRRPLDRDQNVNGKRGILPRQPAGRPDDPSPSNEPVAGPSHKEGGPLLNSSKPSNENTSPEANSSKAPETKQGLLELGSRELAIRRHKQHVAKNNGMKIVRQLQEANKYRMAAFACDPPNGAPENDLINQRQIALDNQQEPEPAPVEAPQQPAVKKLKRNTLTMHVLDIASVIDGQSLNYVSWLCPRLGEMRGAPEELVMYSLVKGNGELIMFGGVHNDINILNNYGSHQDLYSNSLHFITTPRNTI is encoded by the exons ATGGAGATAATAGACCAAACACTGCAATCACAAACGTTGGGAATTACCATTGACGATGTACCAGATGAAGTGCTGGAATTTATATTGGGATTTCTACCTCCCTACGACGACCTACAGAATTGCATGTTTGTGTGTAAACGGTGGTACAATTGTTCACAAA ATGTTATGCGGAAGACGACAATCACACTTATAAAAGCAATTGGAGAGTTTAAAGTTATATGGACAAATATAACCCCAGTGGATATGGCACCAGCGATTACAAAAAGATTTTCACATGCTGCTTGTGTCTTAGACAACTCTATGTATGTGTTTGGTGGATGCACTACTAATGCTACTGCATTTAATGATCTCTGGCGTTTTGACCTTTCCAAGCGTCAATGGGTGCGACCTTTGGCTACAGGAACTTACCCAGTCCCAAAGGCATACACTTCCATGGTTGGTTATAAAGACAATTTAATTCTATTTGGTGGCTGGACATATCCATCTCCATCACAGTATTATCAAACAGTTACAATGTTTAATgatatacatttttataatgtaacaACAAACAGATGGATATTGGTTTGTGCAACCAACAGCCCACAAGCCATGGCCGGCCACTCCGCCTGTGTGAGGGGAAATGAGATGATTGTATTTGGAGGTTTGGTCAAATCTACAGCTCAGCAGATTCAGTGCTCCAATGATGTATGGGTTTTAGATCTGGACAGTCTTAATTGGAAGAAACAAGCCACCACTAAACCCAGACCTTCCCCCCGCTATGCTCAGTCCCTGGTTTCTCTCGATGCTGACAGGTTAATGCTGTTAGGAGGAGCTCAGACTCTACATAACAGATTTGTGTACAGTGATTGTTGGATACTAACAATGAAAGGCCCAACTTGGACATGGAAAGAACTAGCAGTCAGGAATAAAGAATGGGCTGCTTCAAATATATGGTGTAATCCAGCATGTCGTGTAGGAGACAAGGTTGTGAGCTTAAGTAGGAGTAGAAGTGGTTGGAACTGCGCAAAACCATTAGTTACATCAGCTGTGCGGCTTGTGGGCAGACCACAGGGGGCTCCAGTAGCTGCCAGAGTTGAACAAAGCTTGAGAAGACCACTTGATAGAGATCAAAATGTTAATGGCAAAAGAGGTATCTTGCCAAGGCAACCAGCTGGTAGACCGGATGACCCAAGCCCATCTAATGAACCAGTGGCAGGTCCAAGTCACAAAGAAGGAGGTCCATTACTGAATAGTAGTAAACCTTCTAATGAAAACACAAGTCCAGAAGCCAACTCAAGTAAAGCACCAGAAACAAAGCAAGGTTTACTAGAGTTGGGCAGCAGAGAGCTAGCTATAAGAAGACATAAACAACATGTGGCCaag AACAATGGGATGAAGATAGTCCGACAGCTACAGGAAGCTAATAAGTACAGAATGGCAGCTTTTGCCTGTGATCCGCCTAATGGTGCACCAGAAAATGATCTCATCAATCAAAGACAAATTGCTTTAGATAACCAACAGGAACCTGAGCCGGCACCGGTAGAGGCTCCTCAACAGCCAGCTGTTAAGAAACTCAAACGTAACACATTGACAATGCATGTACTAGACATAGCTTCAGTAATAGATGGACAATCTTTAAATTACGTGTCATGGTTGTGCCCTCGACTTGGTGAAATGAGAGGGGCACCTGAAGAACTTGTAATGTACTCATTGGTGAAAGGAAATGGTGAACTTATCATGTTTGGAGGTGTTCATAatgatattaatatattaaataactatGGGTCACATCAAGATCTCTATTCTAATTCATTGCATTTCATTACAACTCCAAGAAATACAATCTGA
- the LOC105395675 gene encoding protein unzipped has product MKKPMMRKNKVLQSGWWAVALWLTLSSARAESGVGLYNSLLQQVITSSTLKWVNLKRESNEMTNFVVGAESEDGPVYLCRTRSNAGDWLLGQLRPKYTSCAVPGASRISDVFEVLENLENASYLVWDNWSKFHSKPNGGVVVDSSVNYLFIGRKKAEGTLSHNVGIINHEKAIGHLMTFDDNHTELIETNGEILVELEPVSYKLEDVELDLKTEHVKQFTPEVFEERILTNDDEVGATVTTEIEYKFNYSLSWGHGHGIAIGLNTSVEMADGTVYPQIKWANPYTEEKKELFKLEIYLEPGTACNVTFRGNNTDRDVQYTAKLVTMYKDNKSRARNIRSIRVENTVDVEAIYGEIYFVSNNTLVPTTTTTTTTTTTTTTTTTEPPAPAPEENDVASAIKKPDSPEELDSSDMMGDSSEGGLKAPLPKEDNINRAVVGGLGSKPSGAQQNIVSLFTIVVPMLSLIL; this is encoded by the exons AAACCCATGATGCGGAAGAATAAAGTATTGCAGAGTGGATGGTGGGCGGTGGCGCTGTGGCTGACTCTCAGCTCGGCGCGGGCCGAGTCCGGCGTGGGGCTCTACAACAGCCTGCTGCAGCAAGTCATCACCTCCAGCACACTCAAGTGGGTCAACCTGAAGCGCGAGTCCAACGAGATGACCAACTTCGTCGTTGGAGCTGAGTCGGAAGATG GCCCTGTCTACCTATGCAGAACAAGGAGCAATGCAGGGGACTGGTTACTCGGCCAGCTGCGGCCTAAATACACCTCGTGTGCTGTACCAGGTGCCAGCAGAATCAGTGACGTTTTTGAAGTTCTGGAAAATCTTGAAAATGCTTCGTATCTAGTTTGGGATAACTGGTCCAAATTCCACTCTAAGCCAAACGGCGGTGTCGTGGTCGATTCTTCTGTGAACTACTTATTTATCGGACGTAAAAAAGCTGAAGGAACTCTTTCACATAATGTCGGTATTATCAACCACGAAAAGGCAATTGGACATCTGATGACTTTCGACGATAACCACACTGAACTGATAGAAACTAATGGTGAAATCTTGGTTGAATTAGAACCAGTCAGCTATAAATTAGAAGATGTAGAACTGGACCTTAAAACGGAACATGTTAAACAGTTCACACCTGAAGTATTTGAAGAACGTATTCTGAccaatgatgatgaagttGGCGCTACTGTTACAACTGAGATAGAATACAAATTTAACTACAGCCTTTCGTGGGGTCACGGACATGGAATCGCTATAGGATTAAACACAAGCGTAGAAATGGCCGACGGAACCGTTTACCCACAGATTAAATGGGCCAATCCATATACTGAAGAAAAGAAGGAACTGTTTAAACTCGAAATATATCTGGAGCCTGGAACAGCTTGTAATGTAACCTTTAGAGGCAACAACACAGATCGCGACGTTCAGTACACAGCCAAACTAGTAACAATGTACAAAGATAACAAATCGAGAGCAAGAAACATTCGTAGCATAAGGGTTGAGAACACGGTGGACGTGGAGGCAATATACGGTGAGATATACTTTGTGTCCAACAACACGCTAGTGCCGACAACGACGACGACCACCACGACCAccacgacgacgacgacgaccaCGACGGAGCCGCCGGCGCCCGCGCCCGAGGAGAACGACGTGGCCAGCGCCATCAAGAAGCCGGACAGCCCCGAGGAGCTCGACAGCAGCGACATGATGGGCGACAGCAGCGAGGGCGGCCTCAAGGCGCCGCTGCCGAAGGAAGACAACATCAACAGAGCGGTCGTGGGAGGGCTCGGCAGCAAACCCAGCGGCGCCCAACAGAATATCGTCTCACTGTTCACGATTGTAGTACCAATGTTATCGCTAATACTTTAA